A window from Blastocatellia bacterium encodes these proteins:
- a CDS encoding CRTAC1 family protein, with amino-acid sequence MSMTAAHSRITRRWALGMLLLCVCSLQCQRQSVGERKQIPSSVSDARPLVHFVDVTESAGLSRFLQENGHREKPYIVESIGGGVAFLDYDNDGDVDIIVNNLDDRPTLLRNEGGNASHWLSVRLIGTQSSRDPVGAVLTVTAGGKTQTWPVVSGTSFLSANDPRLHIGLGRATQVDHLEVRWPSGRRERFENIQADQRITIEEGRGLYQQNARQQAQ; translated from the coding sequence ATGAGCATGACGGCGGCACATTCGCGCATCACGCGCAGATGGGCGCTTGGCATGCTCCTGCTCTGTGTGTGCTCGCTTCAGTGCCAGCGCCAATCAGTTGGTGAAAGAAAGCAAATTCCTTCATCGGTATCTGACGCTCGTCCGCTTGTTCACTTCGTGGATGTCACTGAATCGGCTGGCCTCAGTCGTTTCTTGCAGGAGAACGGTCATCGAGAGAAACCGTACATTGTCGAATCCATCGGCGGCGGTGTCGCGTTTTTGGATTACGACAATGACGGCGATGTTGACATCATCGTCAACAATCTGGACGATCGTCCAACGTTACTCAGGAACGAGGGCGGCAACGCCTCTCACTGGCTCAGCGTGCGATTGATCGGAACTCAGAGTAGCCGCGACCCAGTAGGCGCTGTGCTCACCGTGACGGCAGGCGGCAAGACGCAAACATGGCCGGTCGTCTCAGGCACCAGTTTTCTATCGGCCAACGATCCGCGCCTGCATATCGGACTGGGCCGGGCGACACAGGTTGATCACCTGGAAGTGCGATGGCCCAGCGGGCGACGCGAACGATTTGAGAATATCCAGGCTGA